A genomic segment from Effusibacillus lacus encodes:
- a CDS encoding autorepressor SdpR family transcription factor gives MNETFKALSDPTRRKIIRLLRERDMTAGEIADQFNMTKPSISHHLNSLKQARLVLDERRGQNIVYSLNSTVVQEVIGWFLEITGTAAEKGEKKGAHEK, from the coding sequence ATGAATGAAACATTCAAAGCCTTGTCCGATCCGACACGACGGAAAATCATCCGACTGCTGCGGGAACGGGACATGACAGCGGGGGAGATCGCCGACCAGTTCAATATGACGAAACCGAGCATTTCCCATCATCTGAATTCTTTAAAACAAGCCCGTCTGGTGTTGGATGAACGGAGAGGACAAAACATCGTGTATTCTCTGAACTCGACAGTGGTGCAGGAAGTCATAGGGTGGTTTCTGGAAATTACCGGAACTGCTGCAGAAAAGGGGGAGAAGAAAGGTGCACATGAAAAGTAA
- a CDS encoding sensor histidine kinase: MSQPFDLNWQVNPPTAFNILKMTRLGMFLLLISAYLFAVDNMDGWQMGFVLVAMVVFTINHFICTSRFGIICFYPAMALDFLVASLFGFVFPGYESLFLVFFGVIAVSLFLGTDNRRALLIFGVLFLLVWAGAEWNTYFQTGDVKWVSSFISFAFVIHGCLVGALIRHLQLARLKISDQYVEVANAHKALQDAHEQLRSYAAQVEQLTVTRERNHIAREIHDGVGHSMTALLVQLQAARMLADHDLEKSKQTIARCEELARCALQEIRLSVRTLHEEGAVQVTLGESLRKLMADFSQMTGLETSLQVQGDLSYITTSLQPTIYRVVQECLTNAKRHGNATQAEVNIRVSEQQVEMDIADNGLGTAEVVPGFGLIRMRDRITEQGGTVRFCSEKGAGFSVMVTFPLQQQIWRYGGVQA; this comes from the coding sequence ATGAGTCAACCGTTTGATTTGAACTGGCAGGTGAATCCGCCGACTGCATTCAACATCCTGAAAATGACTCGGTTGGGCATGTTTCTGCTGTTAATTTCGGCTTACCTGTTTGCCGTTGACAATATGGACGGTTGGCAAATGGGGTTTGTGCTGGTTGCAATGGTCGTTTTCACCATCAATCACTTTATTTGTACCAGCCGTTTTGGAATCATCTGTTTCTATCCCGCCATGGCTCTGGATTTCCTTGTAGCTTCCCTGTTCGGTTTTGTGTTTCCGGGATATGAATCGCTGTTTCTGGTTTTCTTCGGAGTCATTGCGGTCAGTTTATTTCTCGGAACGGACAACCGCCGGGCGCTGTTGATCTTTGGCGTTCTTTTTCTGCTTGTCTGGGCAGGGGCGGAGTGGAACACCTACTTCCAAACAGGCGATGTGAAATGGGTCAGCAGCTTCATCAGTTTTGCATTTGTCATTCACGGGTGTCTGGTGGGGGCGCTGATTCGGCACCTGCAACTTGCCCGTCTGAAGATATCGGATCAATATGTCGAAGTCGCCAACGCTCACAAGGCACTTCAGGATGCCCATGAGCAGCTTCGAAGTTACGCCGCGCAAGTGGAGCAGCTGACCGTCACCCGGGAACGAAACCATATTGCCCGGGAGATCCATGATGGAGTCGGACACTCCATGACCGCCTTGCTTGTGCAACTGCAAGCGGCCCGAATGCTGGCTGATCACGATTTGGAGAAGAGCAAGCAAACAATTGCCAGGTGCGAGGAGTTGGCCCGCTGCGCGCTGCAGGAGATTCGTCTCTCGGTCAGAACCCTGCATGAGGAAGGCGCCGTCCAAGTAACATTGGGAGAGTCTCTTCGCAAGCTGATGGCCGATTTTTCCCAGATGACGGGACTTGAAACGTCACTGCAGGTACAGGGGGATCTGTCCTACATCACCACTTCCCTACAGCCGACCATTTACCGGGTTGTTCAGGAGTGTTTGACGAATGCCAAACGCCACGGGAACGCAACTCAGGCTGAGGTGAATATAAGAGTGTCAGAACAACAGGTGGAAATGGACATAGCCGACAACGGTCTTGGCACCGCAGAAGTAGTGCCGGGCTTTGGATTGATCCGAATGCGGGACAGAATCACCGAGCAGGGTGGGACCGTCAGGTTTTGCAGTGAAAAAGGGGCCGGGTTCTCCGTGATGGTAACGTTCCCCTTGCAGCAACAGATCTGGAGATACGGAGGAGTGCAGGCATGA
- a CDS encoding response regulator yields MIRIVIVDDQQLMRDGLQTILSLKQEIEVVGVASDGAEAVEVAKQTRPDLVLMDIRMPGVDGVQGTRMIREQLPETKVLILTTFNDSELIFNALDEGASGYLLKDMPADTIVQAILTVHNGGVVLPPDLTAQVVAELKRARNGASLQEQNGGKWQLLKELPEDLTEREYEVLRQLGYGLSNREIADRLVITEGTVKNHVSNIINKLGLRDRTQAAIFAVRHGITTFE; encoded by the coding sequence ATGATCCGAATCGTGATTGTCGATGATCAGCAGTTGATGCGGGACGGCTTACAAACCATACTCAGCCTCAAACAGGAGATTGAAGTGGTGGGAGTCGCGTCCGATGGGGCCGAAGCGGTGGAAGTGGCGAAGCAGACAAGACCTGATCTTGTGCTGATGGATATTCGAATGCCCGGAGTGGACGGGGTGCAAGGAACAAGGATGATTCGGGAGCAGTTGCCGGAGACAAAGGTGCTCATCCTGACGACTTTCAATGACAGCGAGCTGATCTTTAACGCTCTTGACGAGGGAGCCAGCGGATATCTGCTGAAGGATATGCCGGCCGACACGATTGTTCAGGCGATCTTGACCGTACATAACGGCGGAGTGGTGCTGCCCCCCGATCTGACCGCCCAGGTGGTGGCCGAATTGAAGCGGGCCCGCAATGGCGCTTCCTTGCAGGAGCAAAATGGGGGCAAATGGCAACTGCTAAAGGAACTGCCGGAGGACTTGACCGAACGGGAATATGAAGTGCTAAGACAGTTGGGGTACGGACTCAGCAACCGGGAAATTGCAGACAGGCTTGTCATCACGGAGGGGACCGTCAAGAACCATGTTTCAAACATTATCAACAAACTGGGATTGAGGGATCGGACCCAGGCGGCCATCTTTGCGGTACGGCACGGTATCACAACTTTTGAATAA
- a CDS encoding RluA family pseudouridine synthase, whose translation MAGERIDRFLAERVADLSRSQIQGLIEHGFVLVSGKQVKSNYKLRSGDEILLSLPEPEPTEVEPENIPLEIVFEDSDVVVVNKPRGMVVHPAAGHMKGTLVNALLYHCKDLSGINGILRPGIVHRIDKDTSGLIMAAKNDAAHVSLAQQLKDHTVTRKYTAIVHGVVSHDLGTVDAPIGRHPVNRLKMAVVKQGGRHAVTHFSVLERFKEYTLLECKLETGRTHQIRVHMDFIGHPLAGDPVYGPKRTLEIDGQALHAQVLGFAHPRTGEYMEFSSDLPEDMERLIEQLRQNV comes from the coding sequence ATGGCCGGGGAGAGAATCGACCGGTTTCTGGCGGAACGTGTGGCAGATCTGTCACGCTCCCAGATTCAAGGATTGATTGAACACGGGTTTGTGCTCGTGAGCGGCAAGCAGGTGAAATCGAATTATAAACTGCGGTCGGGGGATGAAATTCTGCTGAGCTTGCCCGAACCGGAGCCAACGGAAGTGGAACCGGAGAACATTCCCCTGGAGATTGTCTTTGAGGACAGCGACGTTGTGGTTGTCAACAAACCAAGGGGCATGGTTGTCCATCCTGCTGCCGGGCACATGAAAGGCACCCTGGTGAATGCTTTACTTTATCACTGCAAGGATCTGTCGGGAATCAACGGGATCTTGCGCCCCGGCATCGTGCATCGAATCGATAAAGATACCTCCGGCCTGATCATGGCGGCCAAAAACGATGCTGCCCACGTCAGTCTAGCGCAACAGTTGAAGGACCATACGGTAACCCGCAAATACACAGCTATCGTCCATGGGGTGGTTTCCCATGACCTGGGGACAGTGGATGCTCCCATCGGCCGCCATCCCGTCAACCGTCTGAAGATGGCCGTTGTCAAGCAGGGGGGCCGCCATGCAGTGACCCATTTTTCCGTGCTGGAGCGGTTCAAGGAGTATACGTTGCTGGAATGCAAATTGGAGACGGGCCGAACCCATCAAATCCGCGTTCACATGGATTTTATCGGCCATCCCCTTGCGGGCGATCCTGTTTATGGGCCGAAACGGACTCTGGAGATTGATGGACAGGCGTTGCACGCGCAAGTTCTGGGCTTTGCTCATCCCCGAACCGGTGAGTACATGGAATTCAGCAGTGACCTTCCGGAAGATATGGAACGCTTGATCGAGCAACTTCGGCAGAATGTTTGA
- the lspA gene encoding signal peptidase II: MMLYLWSALVVAADQITKYLVKTYMEQGESFPVFGEYLRITSHRNPGAAWGILAGQRWFFVVISVAVAIGVIYYSRRVRSRLVRAALPLLLGGAVGNMIDRVLYGEVVDFFDVRIINYPIFNIADMAIVISVGLIFLDALLDYRREQVSRQ; this comes from the coding sequence ATTATGTTGTATCTGTGGTCGGCACTCGTCGTGGCAGCTGATCAGATTACGAAATATCTGGTAAAGACCTATATGGAACAAGGGGAATCGTTCCCTGTTTTTGGAGAATACTTGCGAATTACATCCCATCGCAATCCGGGTGCCGCTTGGGGGATTCTGGCGGGGCAGAGGTGGTTCTTCGTCGTCATTTCCGTTGCGGTGGCAATCGGTGTAATCTACTATTCCCGCCGGGTGCGGAGCCGCCTGGTCCGAGCAGCCCTCCCCCTGTTGCTTGGCGGGGCGGTCGGCAATATGATAGACCGGGTGCTGTACGGGGAAGTGGTCGATTTTTTCGATGTGCGGATTATCAATTATCCGATCTTTAATATTGCGGATATGGCCATCGTGATTTCAGTGGGTCTCATTTTTCTGGATGCATTGTTGGATTATCGACGTGAGCAGGTGAGCAGACAATGA
- a CDS encoding methylated-DNA--[protein]-cysteine S-methyltransferase: MRQQNEHIYWEYLPYNDWVFTVAVTEKGLCRILQPNEPFEVLEKWAQRHLKNPMLQRDEIHTAPYIEQLKEYLSGERKSFDLSLDLRGTPFQQQVWKSLLRIPYGATRSYSDIATEIQCPKAVRAVGASNGANPVPIVVPCHRVIGKSGFLTGYRGGLQVKEELLLIEGVTAFRTR; this comes from the coding sequence ATGCGTCAACAGAATGAGCACATCTACTGGGAGTATTTACCCTACAACGACTGGGTCTTTACAGTTGCAGTTACAGAAAAGGGACTCTGTCGGATTCTTCAACCGAACGAACCATTTGAAGTGTTGGAAAAATGGGCCCAACGTCATCTGAAAAATCCGATGTTACAAAGGGACGAGATACATACTGCCCCCTATATTGAACAACTCAAGGAATATCTTTCTGGCGAAAGGAAGTCCTTTGACCTTTCCCTGGACCTTCGGGGTACCCCTTTTCAACAACAGGTATGGAAATCCCTTCTGCGAATTCCCTATGGAGCTACTCGAAGTTACTCGGATATTGCAACAGAAATTCAGTGCCCAAAAGCAGTAAGAGCAGTCGGAGCGTCCAACGGAGCCAATCCGGTTCCGATTGTAGTGCCGTGCCACCGGGTTATTGGCAAGAGCGGGTTCCTGACAGGCTATCGTGGCGGTCTCCAGGTGAAAGAGGAATTGCTCCTGATTGAAGGCGTTACTGCTTTCAGGACTAGGTGA
- a CDS encoding DMT family transporter has translation MQNWLYIGLMVLAGVMIGFQSPINTALSKKVGIMESSFISFTVGVLTLAVVATIWGKGNIKEVIHVPWWQWLGGFLGAIYVTSIIVAVPQVGVTTVMVAALAGQLTIALLIDQFGWFGLAPRPIDWQRVLGVFLLFVATWLIYSKR, from the coding sequence TTGCAAAATTGGTTATACATAGGACTTATGGTATTGGCAGGTGTCATGATAGGATTCCAGTCGCCTATTAATACTGCACTTTCAAAAAAAGTGGGGATAATGGAATCCTCCTTCATTTCCTTTACGGTTGGGGTGTTGACTCTGGCTGTAGTAGCAACAATCTGGGGGAAAGGAAACATCAAAGAAGTCATCCATGTACCCTGGTGGCAGTGGTTAGGAGGATTCCTGGGCGCCATATATGTGACTTCCATAATCGTTGCGGTACCGCAGGTAGGAGTAACAACAGTAATGGTGGCAGCGTTAGCAGGACAACTGACAATTGCTCTCTTAATCGACCAATTCGGATGGTTTGGATTAGCCCCTCGTCCTATCGATTGGCAAAGAGTATTGGGTGTCTTCCTATTATTCGTTGCTACTTGGCTGATATACAGCAAAAGATAA
- a CDS encoding phytoene desaturase family protein — MEPKYDVLVIGAGLGGLSCAARLANLGYRVGVLEKHTLIGGYASHFKRRGFLFDVSLHGTAGLEEGKSLHSILTACDVAKRITPLSKRHPYSVKVGNEVLSVPQDHIEYKEMLCRMYPEDRAGIHRLFQDLKNLDQELKFLSSPDVSNWKKGMLFPFKCRLLLKWSRMTTYQVLRHYVSSVSLSSFFTVLWAYYGLPPKKLSALYFFIPWIGYHMEGTYYIQGGGQSLSDAFAEAIREKGGDVFTRKEVKQIITIGNLVSGVQLSDGSAVTARWVISNASPVLTFNELLANDVQMHERYSTKLNQLEVGSSLTQLYLGLEGDPATLGITQEETVILEEADHELDYERAMHGFYDKVNLIVNNYNLMDPTLNPGDKGVVTVTWIDRIGNWPERGSEYERKKGLVTDKILERLERHYPGIRKNVVVAELGTPRTMQRYTSNPEGAVYGYAQTVKQSGIRRLSSRTPYRNLSLVGAWTQPGGGYQGAILSGFMEAERIARKLKIKG, encoded by the coding sequence ATGGAACCGAAGTATGATGTGCTGGTAATTGGTGCGGGATTGGGAGGTTTGTCCTGCGCTGCGCGTCTCGCCAATTTGGGCTACCGCGTCGGCGTCCTGGAGAAGCACACTCTGATCGGAGGGTATGCATCGCATTTCAAGCGGAGAGGGTTTCTGTTTGATGTGTCCCTTCATGGAACAGCGGGACTTGAAGAAGGAAAGTCTCTGCACAGTATATTAACGGCTTGCGACGTGGCAAAGCGTATCACACCGTTGTCCAAACGGCATCCTTATTCGGTCAAGGTTGGCAACGAAGTACTGTCTGTTCCGCAGGACCACATCGAGTATAAAGAGATGTTGTGCCGGATGTATCCCGAAGATCGGGCAGGCATCCATCGCCTGTTTCAAGACTTGAAAAACCTGGATCAAGAGTTGAAATTTCTTTCATCGCCTGATGTATCCAATTGGAAGAAAGGAATGCTGTTTCCGTTCAAGTGCCGGTTGCTGTTGAAATGGTCGAGGATGACCACTTACCAGGTGCTGCGGCATTATGTTTCTTCCGTTTCGCTTTCCAGTTTTTTCACCGTATTGTGGGCCTATTACGGTCTGCCTCCAAAGAAACTGTCTGCCCTTTATTTCTTCATCCCCTGGATTGGCTACCACATGGAAGGAACTTATTACATTCAGGGAGGCGGACAATCGCTCTCAGACGCCTTTGCCGAAGCGATCCGGGAGAAAGGCGGGGATGTGTTCACACGAAAAGAGGTCAAGCAAATCATTACGATCGGCAATCTTGTTTCCGGTGTTCAATTGTCGGATGGATCTGCAGTAACGGCCCGGTGGGTGATTTCCAACGCAAGCCCTGTTCTCACTTTCAACGAGTTGCTGGCAAATGATGTCCAAATGCATGAGAGATATTCGACGAAACTCAACCAACTGGAAGTGGGCTCCTCGTTAACCCAACTGTATTTGGGACTCGAGGGAGACCCGGCAACGTTAGGAATTACACAGGAGGAAACGGTGATCCTGGAAGAGGCGGATCACGAGTTGGACTATGAACGTGCCATGCACGGATTTTATGACAAAGTGAACCTGATTGTAAACAATTACAATTTAATGGATCCTACCCTGAATCCCGGGGACAAGGGAGTGGTAACGGTAACCTGGATTGACCGGATCGGGAATTGGCCGGAACGGGGTTCTGAATATGAACGGAAAAAAGGGCTTGTTACCGATAAGATCCTGGAACGCCTGGAGCGCCATTACCCGGGCATTCGGAAAAATGTTGTCGTGGCGGAATTGGGTACGCCGCGAACCATGCAAAGGTACACCTCCAATCCGGAGGGGGCTGTTTACGGGTATGCCCAAACTGTGAAGCAGTCCGGCATACGCCGCTTGTCTTCCCGGACTCCGTACCGCAATTTGTCTCTGGTTGGGGCCTGGACACAGCCCGGCGGCGGGTATCAAGGCGCGATTCTGTCGGGTTTCATGGAGGCGGAACGAATCGCCAGGAAACTGAAAATCAAGGGCTAG
- a CDS encoding phospho-sugar mutase has translation MNDYRLAFQRWKQHAQLEPTIYRELGSLTDETEIEDRFYRHLEFGTGGLRGIIGAGTNRMNIYTVRRATEGLARHLLKNAAGAKQKGVVIAYDSRHLSPEFAAEAAGVLAQNGIKAYLFRELRPTPMLSFALRHLRAAAGIVITASHNPPEYNGYKVYGEDGGQIPPAAADQILNEINNIDDELRIVSMNIDEGITKGLIELLGEEIDREYTSRLLSLSLRPEAVKQAANDFHIVFTPLHGTGNQPVRKVLRELGFANVHVVREQELPDPNFSTVSSPNPEERQAFELALKLAREVNADIVLGTDPDADRVGLVTKNTAGEYVTLNGNQTGALLLQYILEQRKATGKLPSNGVMLKTIVTSELGRAIASAYNVATVDTLTGFKFIGEKINEYEQTGQYQFLFGYEESYGYLIGDFVRDKDAIQAAMMACEMAAFYKTKGQTLYDVLLKIYETYGYYLEDLSSFTFKGKQGSEKITRMMDELRRKPLTKIGELSVQATKDYALGIEGLPKSNVLKYVLEDGSWVAIRPSGTEPKIKFYFSAVDKSHAGAELKLNRLKSFVLDLVNQQSSRRG, from the coding sequence TTGAACGACTATCGTCTCGCATTTCAGCGCTGGAAGCAGCATGCGCAGTTGGAACCAACCATTTATCGGGAATTGGGGAGTCTGACCGATGAGACTGAAATTGAAGACCGGTTTTATCGTCATCTTGAATTTGGAACCGGAGGTTTGCGCGGAATTATTGGGGCAGGCACCAACCGCATGAACATCTACACCGTTCGCCGGGCCACCGAGGGACTTGCTCGCCATCTGTTGAAAAATGCAGCCGGTGCCAAACAGAAAGGGGTGGTCATTGCGTACGATTCGCGCCATCTGTCACCGGAATTCGCCGCAGAAGCGGCAGGCGTACTGGCACAGAACGGAATAAAGGCTTATCTGTTCCGGGAACTGCGTCCTACCCCCATGCTTTCTTTTGCCCTCCGCCATTTGCGGGCGGCAGCCGGGATTGTAATTACCGCCAGCCACAATCCCCCGGAATATAACGGCTATAAGGTTTACGGGGAAGACGGAGGGCAGATCCCTCCGGCGGCTGCCGATCAAATCCTGAATGAAATCAACAACATTGATGACGAATTGCGGATTGTTTCCATGAACATAGACGAAGGCATCACCAAAGGTCTGATTGAGCTGCTTGGCGAGGAAATTGACCGGGAGTACACCAGCCGCTTATTGTCACTGTCACTGCGGCCGGAAGCAGTGAAGCAGGCGGCAAATGACTTCCACATCGTGTTCACTCCGTTGCACGGCACGGGCAACCAACCGGTCCGAAAGGTGCTTCGGGAACTCGGATTCGCCAATGTTCATGTCGTGCGGGAACAGGAATTGCCGGATCCGAACTTCTCCACCGTTTCCTCCCCCAATCCGGAAGAACGGCAGGCGTTTGAGCTGGCCCTGAAGTTGGCGCGGGAAGTGAATGCGGACATTGTGTTGGGAACCGATCCTGACGCGGACCGTGTGGGTCTTGTGACCAAGAACACCGCCGGAGAATACGTCACTCTAAATGGGAATCAGACAGGCGCCCTGCTGCTTCAATACATTCTTGAGCAGCGAAAGGCAACTGGCAAACTTCCGTCCAACGGAGTGATGCTCAAAACGATCGTTACGTCCGAACTTGGACGGGCCATTGCCTCTGCCTATAATGTCGCGACCGTTGATACATTGACCGGTTTCAAGTTTATCGGGGAAAAGATTAACGAGTATGAACAAACGGGGCAGTATCAGTTCCTGTTTGGATACGAAGAAAGTTACGGGTATTTGATCGGGGATTTCGTACGGGACAAAGACGCCATTCAGGCAGCCATGATGGCCTGCGAGATGGCCGCTTTTTACAAGACGAAGGGTCAGACCCTGTATGATGTTCTCTTAAAGATTTACGAAACATACGGGTACTACCTGGAAGATCTTTCTTCCTTCACCTTCAAAGGCAAACAGGGATCGGAGAAGATCACCCGGATGATGGATGAACTGCGGCGGAAACCGCTGACAAAGATCGGCGAATTGTCCGTACAGGCGACAAAAGACTACGCGCTTGGAATTGAAGGTCTGCCCAAATCCAACGTCTTGAAGTATGTGTTGGAGGATGGCAGCTGGGTAGCCATTCGCCCATCCGGCACCGAGCCGAAGATCAAGTTCTATTTCAGCGCCGTCGACAAGAGCCATGCAGGAGCCGAGTTGAAGTTGAACAGGTTGAAATCTTTTGTTCTGGATTTGGTGAATCAACAATCGAGCAGGAGGGGGTGA
- a CDS encoding AraC family transcriptional regulator: protein MGMLIRAIAESIGFRSVSHFSTTFQKITGHTPSAFRQSAGETIHASTE from the coding sequence ATGGGTATGCTAATTCGTGCTATAGCCGAATCAATAGGCTTTCGCAGTGTGTCACATTTTTCGACTACCTTTCAGAAAATTACAGGACACACCCCATCAGCCTTTAGACAAAGTGCAGGTGAAACAATCCATGCGTCAACAGAATGA
- a CDS encoding DUF5665 domain-containing protein yields MNEKKDLATVKEHLERLAMHLERAQLAEYVQLLNRPLRLITVNFISGVARGVGTGLGFTVILAVLLLILQELADRKLPLIGRYLAEIVRIVRAQLDTPHIP; encoded by the coding sequence ATGAATGAGAAAAAGGATTTGGCAACCGTAAAGGAGCATCTCGAGCGGCTGGCCATGCACCTTGAAAGGGCCCAGTTGGCCGAGTATGTCCAGTTGTTGAACCGACCGCTTCGCCTGATCACTGTCAATTTCATAAGCGGTGTGGCCAGAGGAGTCGGCACGGGGCTTGGCTTTACCGTGATTCTGGCTGTGCTGCTCCTGATTTTGCAGGAACTTGCAGATCGGAAACTTCCATTGATTGGACGCTATTTGGCCGAGATCGTGCGCATTGTAAGGGCGCAATTGGATACGCCGCACATTCCCTGA
- a CDS encoding TraR/DksA C4-type zinc finger protein, giving the protein MNLTSEQLLELRNRLEEEMTDIRDALDRNDRFGIPNSMVDQLGELSMYDNHPADIGDELYERGKDLALRDAESIRLARIDEALERMEDGTYGTCAHCGQEIPFERLQAEPAAEFCVRCQEDAEEHEIEENRPVEENFEYPGYGRVFNDNNRHEQVPYDGEDAWQDVERYGTSNSAVDFEDGTDPELLYIDSEERRGYVEDLEGYLTADLHGNPTGFTRNEAYRRNARDYMDELNWMGLESDDMLNESSENNWDRFDEDRRE; this is encoded by the coding sequence GTGAACCTGACAAGCGAACAGTTATTGGAACTGCGCAACCGCTTGGAAGAGGAAATGACCGACATACGCGACGCGCTGGACAGGAATGACCGCTTTGGAATCCCAAATTCCATGGTCGACCAGCTTGGTGAATTGTCCATGTACGATAACCACCCGGCCGATATCGGGGACGAGTTGTATGAACGGGGCAAAGATTTGGCCCTGCGGGATGCTGAATCCATTCGCTTGGCGCGAATTGACGAAGCGTTGGAACGCATGGAGGATGGTACCTACGGAACCTGCGCCCATTGTGGACAAGAGATACCGTTTGAACGGTTGCAGGCGGAACCTGCAGCCGAATTTTGCGTCAGATGCCAGGAAGATGCGGAAGAACACGAGATCGAAGAGAATCGTCCTGTTGAGGAAAACTTTGAGTACCCCGGTTATGGCCGTGTATTTAACGATAACAACCGGCATGAGCAGGTTCCGTATGACGGTGAGGACGCCTGGCAGGATGTTGAACGGTATGGTACTTCCAACTCGGCTGTCGACTTTGAAGACGGGACAGACCCGGAACTGCTTTACATCGACAGTGAAGAAAGAAGGGGTTATGTCGAGGATCTGGAAGGTTATCTGACAGCCGACCTGCATGGCAATCCGACGGGGTTTACGCGAAACGAAGCCTATCGGAGAAATGCCCGGGACTATATGGACGAATTGAACTGGATGGGTCTCGAGTCGGATGACATGTTGAACGAAAGTTCGGAGAACAACTGGGACCGTTTTGACGAAGACCGAAGGGAATAG